A window of Variovorax paradoxus EPS genomic DNA:
GCTGTAGCCCTTGCCGCGCAGCGGCGGCATGAAGGCGTCGGCCACGCCAACGATGAAGAACGAGAGGCCCAGCGCCAGCAGGATCCAACGGGGCCGGTTCATCGTCATCGCGGCGCCTGGATCCTCGTGTCCGCTGTCAGAGCTTCGCGAGCCGGTCCAGCGCGGCGACGAGCGTCTCGTCCTTCTTGGCGAAACAGAAGCGCACCACGCGCTGGTCGAAGCCGTTGCCGTAGAACGCGGACAGCGGAATCGCCGCAACGCCGATCTCGCGGGTGAGCCACAGGCAGAAGTCGGCCTCGGAGAGATCGCTCACGGCCGAGATGTCCACGCACTGGAAGTAGCTGCCTTCGCTGCGCAGTAGCTTGAAGCGCGTCTTCTCTGCCAGGCCCGCGGCGAAGAGATCGCGCTTGCGCTGGTAGAACGCCGGCAGTTCGAGATACGGCTTCGGCTCGGCCATGTACTGCGCGAGCGCATGCTGCATCGGCGTGTTGACGGTGAACACGTTGAACTGGTGCACCTTGCGGAACTCGGCCATCAGCGGGGCGGGCGCGGCCACGTAGCCGACCTTCCAGCCGGTCACGTGGTAGGTCTTGCCGAAGCTGCTGACGATGAAGCTGCGCGCCGCCAGGCCCGGAAAGCGGGCCACGCTTTCGTGGCGCGCGGCATCGAACACCATGTGCTCGTAGACCTCGTCGGCAATCACGAACACATCGGTCGGAGCGAGCAGTTCCTCGAGCTTGCGCATCTCGGCCTCGGTCCAGACCGTCGCGCTCGGGTTGTGCGGCGTGTTGATGATGATCGCTCGGGTGCGCGGGCTCATCGCCGCTGCAATCTTGTCGAAGTCGGGGCGGAAGGTGCCGGGCACGAGCGGCACACGCACCACGCTGCCGCCGGCCAGATCGATGTTGGGCACGTAGCTGTCGTAGCAGGGCTCCAGCACGATCACCTCGTCGCCCGGCCGCACGATAGCCAGGATGGCGGTGATGATGGCCTGCGTCGCGCCTGCGGTGACGGTGATCTCGGTGCCAGCGTTGTAGCTATGGCCGTAGAGCGCGGAAATCTTGGCGGCGATGGCATCGCGCAGCGCCGGAATACCCGGCATCGGCGGGTACTGGTTGTGGCCCGCGGCCATGGCGGCCGTCACGTCTTCGAGCAGCTTCGGATCGCAGTGGAAATCCGGAAATCCCTGCCCGAGGTTGACCGCGTTCTTCTCGGCGGCCAGCGCCGACATGACGGTGAAGATGGTGGTGCCGACTGCCGGCAGCTTGGTCGTGATTTCGGGCGTGCGTGGGGAAAGCACAGTGCTCATAGCTCGTAGTCTTGTTGATGGCCGCTCAGGGCCTTGGCGATCAGGTTGCGGTCGAGCCGGTCGGACAGCAGTTCGGCGAACTTGAAGACGAAGTTGCGCAGATACGCGCTGCGCTTGAACGCGACACGGGCAATATTCTGGCCGAACACATGGCCCATCGGGCGCACCACGAGATCGGCATTCGACTCGTCGCGCACCGCCATCTCGGCCACGATGCCCACGCCCAGGCCGAGGCGCACGTAGGTCTTGATCACGTCGGAGTCGATGGCTTCG
This region includes:
- a CDS encoding pyridoxal phosphate-dependent aminotransferase, translating into MSTVLSPRTPEITTKLPAVGTTIFTVMSALAAEKNAVNLGQGFPDFHCDPKLLEDVTAAMAAGHNQYPPMPGIPALRDAIAAKISALYGHSYNAGTEITVTAGATQAIITAILAIVRPGDEVIVLEPCYDSYVPNIDLAGGSVVRVPLVPGTFRPDFDKIAAAMSPRTRAIIINTPHNPSATVWTEAEMRKLEELLAPTDVFVIADEVYEHMVFDAARHESVARFPGLAARSFIVSSFGKTYHVTGWKVGYVAAPAPLMAEFRKVHQFNVFTVNTPMQHALAQYMAEPKPYLELPAFYQRKRDLFAAGLAEKTRFKLLRSEGSYFQCVDISAVSDLSEADFCLWLTREIGVAAIPLSAFYGNGFDQRVVRFCFAKKDETLVAALDRLAKL